The genomic DNA GAAGAGGCCTTCCTACACCTCTGGGAGGTTATGGCGCTGGGCTTCCCGGGCCTCTTGGCGAGTCCTCCAAGACTGGATTTGTTCTGGAGACTGTTTATCTGCTTATGCCAAGTGCTCTGGCGTGTAACTTTCCCTAATGTGGGGCCTCCACCTTTGTTTGTAATGCTCCGCAGCTTGGAAATGCCCAAAGACGAGCTGCCAAACCACAACTGCATCAAGCACTTGAGATCtgtggtgcagcagcagcagacgaGAATCGCTGAGCTGGAGAAGACCTCAGCAGAGCACAAGCACCAGCTGGCCGAGCAGGTAGGTCCGTGTGTGCGAGGGGCTGTCTCGCAGCGGGGTCTCTCATGGGAAGGGTCGGTCTCGCCTGCTTGGACACCAAACACCGAAAAAGGCTCGCGGACGAAGAAAGCGGCTGCAGAGCAGCCGGGGCTCCGCTGCTGTTCTGCACCCCTCTCGTCCAGCCGCTGGGATGGTGGCTGAGCCGACGGGGAGGGACGTGTTTCGAGACGTGGGGTCTGGTCTCGTGACGTGTAGCCGCCGTGCTGGCTCCTTTTTGCAAACGCCGCTGTGTCCTGCCTGTTGTAGAAACGGGACATTCAGTTGCTGAAGGCCTACATGCGCGCCATCCGCAGCGTCAACCCCAACCTGCAGAACCTGGAGGAGACCATCGAGTACAATGAAATCCTGGAGTAAGTGCTGGTTCCCGTGCTGGTCGGGGAGGAGCTGGGGAGCCCTGCGTCGGGGCGTGAGCGGAGCTGGGAGTCCGCCGGCTTCGCTGACGGATTTGAGGGGGGTTGAAGTGCCGAAGGCGTGGTTTGAGAAGAAAATGCCTCACAAAAACAAGGGGGGCAGTTGCGGGGTGTTTGTGCTGGGGAGCGGCACGTGAGCTGCTTGCACAATGGGTTCGGACCGTTTTTATTCTTCCACCTGCATCCTGCCCCCGAGCAGGAAGCTGCCGGATTCCTTCCTCCTTGCGAGAAGGGCCGGAGGAAGCAGCTTCTCCTCTCATCCCTTCTTGCCCTCCCTCTGGGGAGGGAGTAGCAGAGCTGAATGCCGCAGCTGGGTCCTGTCCGGGGGTGGAAGCAGGGGAGGGGTAGGTGGGGAAATGGAGGCGAGGACCAGCTCCTCGATGCTGGTGGGGAGCCGCCAAAAATGGGTGCTGCTGACCGCGTGTCCCGTCTGTCACCAGGTGGGTGAACTCCCTGCAGCCGGCCCGCGTGACGCGGTGGGGTGGAATGATCTCCACGCCGGACGCGGTGCTGCAGGCCGTCATCAAGCGCTCGCTGGTGGAGAGTGGCTGCCCCACGTCCATCATTAACGAGCTGATCGAGAACGCCCACGAGCGGAACTGGCCGCAGGGCCTGGCCACGCTGGAGACCCGCCAGATGAACCGGCGGTACTACGAGAACTATGTGGCCAAGCGCATCCCCGGCAAGCAGGCGGTGGTGGTGATGGCCTGCGAAAACCAGCACATGGGCGAGGACATGGTGCTAGAGCCGGGACTGGTGATGATATTTGCACACGGAGTGGAGGAAATCTAAGGACTTTCAAAGAGAAACGCTCCGTGCTGacgagggagaggagggggaaggtgcAGAGGTGGAGGCCGGGGGTAGCCGGCCAAAACTGCTGGTGTTCCCTAATCACCGACATGGTTTTCTTAGGGCACTGTTCCCTCGAACCTCTTGCTTCCTAGCTGAAACGATTAAATGCCTCTGGCAAATACTACTCAAACACTTGGCCCAGCGGTGAGCACGCGCTGCAGCCCCTCCACGTTCGCCCGTCGCCGATCAGCTTCCCCGTTCGATGTCCTTCAAGGAGAGAAGGAGCAAGCGCTCCACACGTACTGCCAGACTCCTCAGACCCCGCCTGCGGTTTGGGTGCTGGTGCCTCCCCAAAGCCCGGCTCCTGGTCCAGCCCAAACCCCAAGGCCCAGCTCAGCTCTTGCTGTGGACTGACCCCGCGGCCCCTGCCAGCTCTGGCTTCTCCGGTGGCCGAATCCTCCCTgggctttttctccctctctggaTTTTCCGCCTCGCTTTCCGGCATCTCTGCCACCGTCTCTCCGAGCCTTGCCTCCGACCACGCAGCGGGGTCCGCTCCCCCATCCCCtgcgggctggggaaggggcttggCCGGGGGGAGTCCCCGAGCTGGGTGCTGTCAGCGTCgcccctgcccaagccctgctCGACCTGTGGCCCCCTGGAGCCAAACCAGCCACGGACGAGCCCCTGGCGCCCACCGAGGGCTTGGGCCTTCCACCACGTGGGGGGACTCGGTGTCGGGGACCAGCCTTTCCCCTGGCACGGTGCCGTGCAGCCCTGGGGCTCCTCTCTCCGTGCatgccccagcccctctcctcccgggGAGAGGCCggaccccccactccccccccagcTCGCAGTCCCCCGGGCATCTCCCACCCTCCCGCCTTGCCCCGAGACGCCGTCCTGCCCTGTGTTTGCCGGTGTTtggctctgctttctctgctgttACTGGTGTTACTTTTCCAGACACTTGTGACTgtggttctgtatttttttttgtactttttttggccttttcttgtttttatttcccccccttttattttatttttgaagtatcGTGGACAGGCACCTCAGAACCTGGTTACGTTTACTTGTTGGGAActtaatttatttgcatttgttttgttgttttttacagTACTCTCTCGGCCGGTGTCTGTACTGCTCGGGTCCGGCCGCAGCTCGGCGCGGTGCCCGGCGGGAGGCAGGGGTTTAAGTGATCAATAAACAGCGTTCTGGTTGCTTTATTGGCGTCTCGGCGCCTTGGGGCTCTGCGCCTGCTCCCCGAAACCCCCCGCCAGGGAGGACACGGCGGGGTTTGACAAAGGGGCTCAGTCCCATGTGAAAaatgggtgggtttgggggggtcctccCCATCTCGCGGGGGCTGCGCCGGGTCCCTCCCGTCTCTTTGTGTTGCCGGGATCAATAAACGCCTTTCCCGGGCGCTGCGGCTCCCTCCGGCCGGGGATCCCCCCCGGGAGCGACGGGCCCCCGCCACGGGGCtccctgggggggctgagggtcccggggggctccagccgctgggggggtcccctctacccggctctgcagcccccccacgGCATGGTCCCCCAAAAGGACTAACCCCCCCTcagagccccgctgcccccgccgttAAAAGAGCGGGTACCGGGGACGGGAGGCCCCCCACGTGTGACCGCTCCCCCCCCACTCCGCGGCGGCCCCGTTCGAGGCGGCCCCGGGAGTCCCCGCAAAAACGGGGtcggcgtcacggacaggattcGAACCTGTGCGGGGAAACCCCATTGGATTTCGAGTCCAACGCCTTAACCACTCGGCCACCGTGACTCCCGCGCCACCCTGCGCCGCGCTCCGCCTAgaccgggccccgccgccgcccgccccgccccgcccgccccggcccggtgCGCCGCGCCCGGGCTCACACCggggctccccgccccgcccgctgccccgccgccgttCCCGGcccagcccccgcccccgccccggggcctcCCGACCgggccgccgcccccgcggcgggggggacggggaggggggcgTCGCCGAGCGCCCggcccggcagggggcgccgcggcccggccgcgccggTACCGAGCGGGCAGCGCTCGCGCAgcgcgggcggcagaacgcggcgcggggcggggccggcagggggcgGTAGAGCGGGCGcgtggcggggcggggccggcagggggcgGTAGAGcgcgcgcggcgcggcgcggcgggaggcggcgggaggcggcccggcccgctcGAAGATGGCGGTGCGGAAGAAGGACGGCGGCCCCAACGTCAAGTACTACGAGGCCTCGGACACCGTCAGCCAGTTCGACAACGTCCGCCTCTGGCTCGGCAAGAACTACAAAAAGGtaggccgcggcggggggcggggggcgccggcaccggcccccgccccgccggccccggcctgtcacggccccgccgccgccatcgccgcccccgcccccccccgggcccggccccggcggcggcgctgaccccccgcccccgcagtacATCCAGGCCGAGCCCCCCACCAACAAGTCGCTGTCGAGCCTGGTGGTGCAGCTGCTGCAGTTCCAGGAGGAGGTCTTCGGCAAGCACGTCAGCAACGCGCCCCTCACCAAGCTGCCGgtgagcccccgccgcggcgggcacCGGGGCGCGGGCAGCCGCGGTGGCAGGGACGGGGACGCGGTGGGCCAGGGGCTGCACCCCAGCGGGGGACGCGGCCCAGCGACACCCGGGGAGCTGGGGACAAGGCCCCGAGCAGGGACAGCGCCCCAGAGACGCGGGGACAGCGccccagagacccagggacagcACCGTAATGACCCGGGGACAAGGCCCcaaagacctggggacaaggTTGAACAGGGACAGTGCCCCAAAAATGCAGGGACAGCACCCCCTGACCCAGGGGCAAGGCCCTGGTGACCCGGAGACAGCGCCCCAGAGGCCGGGGGACAAGGCTGAGCGGGGACAGGGCCCCCAAGACCCAGGGAAAAGGCCCCAAAGACCTGGGGAAAAGGCCCTGAGCAAGGACAGTGCCCAAAGACGAGGGGACAGCACCCCAGTGACCCGGGGACAGAGCCCCAGTGAGCTGGGGACAAGGCCCTGATGACCCAGGGACAGGGCCCTGAGCAGGGACAATGCCCCAGAGACCCGGGGACAGCACCGTAATGACCCAGGgacagcaccccaaaggcctggGGACAAGGCTGAGCAGGGACAGCACCCCAATGAACCGGGGACAAGGCCCCGAGCGGGGACAGCACCCcaaagacctggggacaaggCCCAGTGACCCAGTTCAGCATTCCAGTGACCCAGGGACAGCGCCCCAGCTTGGGGACAGCGCCTGACCACGGACAGCACCCGGTGACCCGGGACAGTGCCCCAGTGCGGGACAGTGCCCTGGTCAGGGATGGTGCCCCAGTGTCCTGGGGACAGTGCCCGGTGACACTCGGGCACTGTCCTGCTGGGAACTGCCCCCCAAGCAGGGTCCATGCCCCAGCGACCAGGGGACAGTGTCCCACCAGGGACAGCGTCCCACCAGGGACAGCACCCCGACATTGGGACAGGGCCCTGACCACGGACAGCGCCCCGAGGGCCCGTTGACAACACCTTGTAGACCTGGGGccaccaccccagggaccccaggacAGCACCCCATGGAGCTGGGGACAGCGTCCCGACACAGGGACGGGTCCCCAACTGGGGACAGTGCCCCAGCACTGCAGGGACTGCAGCCCAACCCAGGGACAGAGCCCCACAAGGGGATGGCACCCTGACGAGGGGGTAACACCCAGACACGGGGATGGCACCCCGACGAGGGGCGGGCACCCCGCCCAGCTCCCCGCCGCACCAGGGACGCAGCCCGCCCCTTGCGgccgccccccccaacccctttcTTCCCATTACAGATAAAATGCTTCTTGGATTTCAAGGCGGGAGGAGCCCTGTGCCACATCCTGGCAGCGGCCTATAAATTCAAGAGCGACCAAGGATGGTGAGTGCCTGCCTGCGCCCGtcggggctgggggtcctgggagcgggagggggccggggtgggggtcATGGTGccaggggtgggggtcccctccACAGGATCGCCCTGGGGTGGCCTCAGCAGGGTCTGCACGGGGGTGGGCTGTTTGTAGGGCACCCACCTCCACAGCAAGCAGGTGCCGGGGCACGTTCCCCCCGCCCCACCGCGGACCCCTGATGGGGTTCAGGcgcgtgtgtccccccccgcccccccaggctTTGGATGCTGACGAGGAGACCTGAGCTGTGGCTTTCATGAGAGTCGCTCTTTTCTTCCAATAAGGCGGCGTTTCGATTTCCAGAATCCCTCGCGGATGGACCGCAACGTGGAGATGTTCATGACCATCGAGAAATCCCTGGTGCAGGTAAgaggcgccgcccccgccccccccggcaccctcccGTCCCCCACCCGCTCAccgctctgctctccttccccagaACAACTGCCTGGCCCGGCCCAACATCTTCCTGCACCAGGAGATCGAGCCCAAGCTGCTGAGCAAGCTGAAAGACATCGTCAAGAGGCACCAGGTCGGTGGCagcgctggggtggggggcacgggggggcccaTCCAACGCCTCGTCCCGGCGCTCAGCCCTGGACCCACTCCCCTGCTCTCCTCGCAGGGCACAGTGACCGAGGACAAGAGCAACGCGTCCCACATCGTCTGCCCTGTCCCCGGGAACCTGGAGGAAGGTGGGTGCGAGGGGgagccccctgctcccagctcaTAGTGAAACGCCGGGGGGGGATGGTGTTTGGGGCCAGAGCCGTGCTGGGCGTCACGGGCGGCTCTCGGTGGGACGGTGGGTCCGTCCTcagcgccggccccgctccgtGTCTCCCGCAGAGGAGTGGGTCCGGCCGGTCATGAAGCGCGACAAGCAGGTCCTGCTGCACTGGGGCTACTACCCCGACAGGTgaggggtcctgggtgggggCTGAAGCCTGATGGAGCCCCCCGTGCCGCCGCTGTGGGTGCCACTCTCACCCCGCCCCTCTGCGCCCGCAGCTATGACACCTGGATCCCCGCCAGCGAGATAGAGGCCTCCGTGGAGGACGCCCCGACGCCGGAGAAGCCCCGGAAGGTAACGGGGTCCCCCAGGCTGGGACGgcggctgcagccccctcccctgcccgctggctgccTGACGCGCCCCCACCCCTGCCCGCAGGTCCACGCCAAGTGGATCCTGGACACAGACACCTTCAACGAGTGGATGAACGAGGAGGACTACGAGGTGACGGACGAGAAGAGCCCTGTCGCCCGCAGGAAGAAGATCTCGGCCAAGACGCTGACAGACGAGGTCAGAGCGGGGTGGCAAAGCGCAGGGGGGGACGATGGGGGTCTCTGCTTGGCCGTCCCGTTCGGTTGGACCCAGcgaccccctgtcccccccaggtgAACAGCCCCGACTCGGACCGGCGGGACAAGAAGGGGGGCAACTACAAGAAGCGAAAGCGCTCGCCCTCCCCCTCGCCCACCCCAGAGGCCAAGAAGAAAAACGCGAAGAAGGGGtgagcctgggctgggggggcggcGGAGTCGGAtccagccccggggcaggggctgtggggagtCCGGTCCTGGGGTGCGGTGGTGACTGGGACACGGGGGGGTCTCTCCCTTCGCAGACCCTCCACCCCCTATAACAAATCCAAGCGCGGGCACCgcgaggaggagcaggaggaccTGACGAAGGACATGGACGAGCCCTCGCCCGTCCCCAACGTGGAGGAGGTCACCCTGCCCAAGACAGGTCAGGGTGGGGGGGCCGGTAGCCACCCCGCGGGGTCCCCCCCTCACGGGCGTGGGCGGCCCGTCTTCGGGGTGCTCAGCGCTGCTTCCCTCTGCTGCAGTCAACACCAAGAAGGACTCGGAGTCTGCGCCCGTCAAGGGGGGCACCATGACGGACCTGGGTGAGTCTGAGGCGCCGGGGCCGAGCGCCGCGGCAGGTCCCCCGGCTCCACAGACCTGGCCATGCCCAAAACCGcccctgctctcctctcttcCAGATGAGCAGGAGGATGAGAGCATGGAGACGGCCGGCAAGGTGAGGCCCGGGCCCGTGCAGTGCCggcccctccccagcccaacGCTCCTCCAGGGAAGATGTTCCCACCCCAGCACGGGGGTCACCGTCGCTGGATGGTCACCTCTTTATCCTgctttccttgtccctcttttgGGTACAAAAAGGCCGCTTTCTGCCCTTCCTCGTGCCCCTGGGGCTGTGGGCGGCTTTGCCCTGGGCCATTGGCCTCATCCTGCGTTtggtgaggatgaggaagggtGCCAAAGGGGGGCTCAGGACCCCCTTGCCCATGTGGTGCTGGTCTCTggcaggacgaggaggagaaCGGCACCGGGAGCAAGGGGGAGCAGGCCAAGAACCCCGACCTGCACGAGGACAACGTGACGGAGCAGACCCACCACATCATCATCCCCAGCTACGCCGCCTGGTTCGACTACAACAGGTACGGGACAGCCGAGGATGAGGCCGGTGCCCCGCGGCACCAGCCGGACGGTGCAGGGCCGCCGTGCCGGGCCCTCCCCGAGCGTCTCGTCTTGCAGCGTCCACGCCATCGAGCGCCGAGCCCTGCCCGAGTTCTTCAACGGCAAGAATAAATCCAAGACCCCCGAAATGTGAGACCCCCCCGCTTCCCCGTCCCTCCCGGTGCCGGCGGGGCCGCAGCCGGTGCTGACGCCTCACGCTCTCCCCCAGATACTTGGCTTACCGCAACTTCATGATCGACACGTACCGGCTGAACCCGCAGGAGTACCTGACCTCCACGGCGTGCCGCCGCAACCTGGCCGGGGACGTCTGCGCCATCATGCGGTGGGTCCGGCGCCGGTGGGGCGGGATGAGTTTGGCACCCTGGCGCTGCCGGAGGGACCGGCGGGGTCTGAGCGCCGGCTCTCCGCAGGGTCCACGCCTTCCTGGAGCAGTGGGGCCTCATCAACTACCAGGTGGACGCCGAGAGCCGGCCCACCCCCATGggccccccgccgacctcccacTTCCACGTCCTGGCCGATACGCCCTCGGGGCTGGTGCCGCTGCAGCCCAAGACGCCCCAGGTgggtgcgcgggggcggccgctCCTCGCCCAGCCGTGTCCCCCCTCTGCCTTCCCCCGGTccccgcgggggccgggcgcggggtggggtgggggggtggggggatcgCACAGCTTCGATCCGTGCCTCAGGGCCGGCAGAGCGACGGCGACGCCAAGACGGGCCGCAAGAGCAAAGAGATCGAAGACCTCGTCACCGAGACGGTGAAGGGGAAGCCGGAGCTGGTAGGCGGCTCCTTGGGGTCCGTCGCCCCGCCGCTGGCCGAGGAaggctccttccctcctccccctcgcGCCCCGCATgccgccctgccccggggagcaGGGACGCGGGGGGGACACCGTGACGAGATGGGGCACGAAGGCTTctctgggatgggggggacaccgGCGTCCTCGCGGCCCGTCCCGCATGGCCGCGTCCCCAGCGTCCCCTCTCTTCCCCCGGCAGCAGACCTCGGCCTCGCAGCAGATGCTGAACTTCCCCGACAAGAGCAAGGAGAAGCCGGCCGACATGCAGAACTTCGGCCTCCGCACCGACATGTACACCAAGAAGAACGTCCCCTCCAAGGTGGGcgccccccgtccccgtccccgtccccctgcccgccgccgctcacccccctctccccccgcagaGCAAAGCCGCCGCCAGCGCCACGCGGGAGTGGACGGAGCAGGagacgctgctgctgctggaggtgagcgggggtccccggggaggggggaagggggccGCCGGGCGCCGCCGACGCCCCCGCTCGCTCCGACAGGCCCTGGAGATGTACAAGGACGACTGGAACAAGGTGTCGGAGCACGTGGGCAGCCGGACGCAGGACGAGTGCATCCTGCACTTCCTGCGGCTGCCCATCGAGGACCCCTACCTGGAGGACTCGGAGGCGTCCCTGGGGCCGCTGGCCTACCAGCCCATCCCCTTCAGCCAGTCCGGCAACCCCGTCATGAGCACCGTCGCCTTCCTGGCCTCCGTCGTCGACCCCCGCgtcgcctccgccgccgccaaGTCGGCTCTGGGTGAGGCGGCCCctcccggcggggcgcggcgcgggcgggggggaTGGGTCCTGCGAGGAGTCCTATAGGAGGATGGGATGAGTCCTATAGGGAGTCCTGTGGGGAGACAGGACGAGTCCTTTGGGGAGACAGGATGAGTCCTATAGGGAGACGGGATGAGTCCTATAGGAACATAAGATAAGTCCTATAGGCAGATGGGATGTGTCCTATAGGGAGTCCTATAGGGAGACAGGATGAGTCCTATAGGAGGATGGAATGAGTCCTATAGGGGGTCCTATCGGGAGACGGGATGAGTCCTATAGGGAGACAAGACAAGTCCTGTAGGAGGATGGGATGAGTCCTATAGGGAGTGAGATAGGACAAGTCTTATGGGGAGATAGGAAGAGTCCTATAGGGAGAAGGGCTGACTCCTATAGAGAGTCCTATAGGGAGACAGGATGAGTCCTATAGGGAGACAGGATGAGTCCTATAGGAGGATGGGATGAGTCCTATAGGGAGTCCTGTAGGGAGACAGGACGAGTCCTATAGGAGGATGGGATGGGTCGTATAAGGAGTCCTACAGGGAGACAGGATGAGTCCTATAGGGAGACAAGTCCTGTAGGCAGATGGGATGAGTCCTATAGGGAGTCCTACAGGGAGACAGGACGAGTCTTATGGGGAGATAGGATGAGTCCTATAGGCAGATGGGATGAGGCCTATGGGGAGACTAGGTTGAGTCCTATAAGGAGTCCTATAAGGAGACAGGATGAGTCCTATAGGAGGATGGAATGAGTCCTATAGGGAGTGAGATAGGACAAGTCTTATGGGGAGATAGGAAGAATCCTATAGGGAGAAGGGCTGAGTCCTATGGGGAGTCCTATAGGGAGACAGGATGAGTCCTATAGGGAGACAGGATGAGTCCTATAGGAACATAAGATAAGTCCTATAGGCAGATGGGATGTGTCCTATAGGGAGTCCTATAGGGAGACAGGATGAGTCCTATAGGAGGATGGAATGAGTCCTATAGGGGGTCCTATCGGGAGACGGGATGAGTCCTATAGGGAGACAAGACAAGTCCTATAGGAGGATGGGATGAGTCCTATAGGGAGTCCTATAGGGAGACAGGACGAGTCCTATAGGAGGATGGGATGGGTCGTATAAGGAGTCCTACAGGGAGACAGGATGAGTCTTATAGGGAGACAAGTCCTGTAGGCAGATGGGATGAGTCCTATAGGGAGTCCTACAGGGAGACAGGACGAGTCTTATGGGGAGATAGGATGAGTCCTATAGGCAGATGGGATGAGGCCTATGGGGAGACTAGGTTGAGTCCTATAAGGAGTCCTATAAGGAGACAGGATGAGTCCTATAGGAGGATGGAATGAATCCTATAGGGAGTGAGATAGGACAAGTCTTATGGAGAGATAGGAAGAGTCCTATAGGGAGAAGGGCTGAGTCCTATGGGGAGTCCTATAGGGAGACAGGATGAGTCCTATAGGGAGACAGGATGAGTCCTATAGGAGGACAGGATGAGTCCTATAGGGGGTCCTACAGGGAGACAGGACGAGTCCTATAGGGAGACAAGACAAGTCCTGTAGGAGGATGGGATGAGTCCTATAGGGAGTGAGATAGGACAAGTCTTATGGGGAGATAGGAAGAGTCCTATAGGGAGAAGGGCTGACTCCTATAGGGAGTCCTATAGGGAGACAGGACGAGTCCTATAGGAGGATGGGATGAGACCTATAGGGAGACAGGAGGAGTCCTATAGGGAGATAAGACAAGTCCTATAGGCAGATGGGATGTGTCCTATAGGGAGTCCTACAGGGAGACAGGACGAGTCTTATGGGGAGATAGGATGAGTCCTATAGGCAGATGGGATGAGGCCTATGGGGAGACAGGTTGAGTCCTATAGGGGGTCCTATAAGGAGACAGGACGAGTCCTATAGGCGGATGGGATGAGTCCTATAAGGAGTCCTGTAGGGAGACAGGACATGTCCTACAGGGAGACAAGACAAGTCCTATAGGAGGATGGGATGAGGCGTATGGGGAGACAGGTTGAGTCCTATAGGGAGTTCTATAGGGACACAGTACGTACAAGTCCTATGGGGAGACAGGAGGAGTCATATAGGCAGATGGGATGAGTCCTATAAGGAGTCCTATACGGAGACAGGACGAGTCTTATGGGGAGATAGGACGAGTCCTATAGGCAGATGGGATGAGGCCTATGGGGAGACAGGTTGAGTCCTATAGGGAGTTCTATAGGGACACAGGACGAGTCCTATGTGGAGGTGGCATGAGTCCTATAGGGAGTCCTGTAGGGATATAGTACAAGTCCTATTGGGAGAAAGGAGGAGTCCTATAGGAGGATGGGATGAGTCCTATAGGCAGTCCTACAGGGAGACAGGACGAGTCCTATAGGGAGACAAGACAAGTCCTATAGGAGGATGGGATGAGTCCTATAGTGAGTCCTACAGGGAGACAGGATGAGTCCTATAGGGAGACAGGACAAGTCCTATAGGAGGATGGGATGAGTTCTATAGGGAGTCCTACAGAGGGACAGGACGAGTCCTATAGGGAGACAAGACAAGTCCTATAGGAGGATGGGATGAGTCCTATAGTGAGTCCTACAGGGAGACAGGATGAGTCCTATAGGGAGACAAGACAAGTCCTATAGGAGGATGGGATGAGTCCTATAGTGAGTCCTACAGGGAGACAGGATGAGTCCTATAGGGAGACAAGACAAGTCCTATAGGAGGATGGGATGAGTCCTATAGTGAGTCCTATAGGAAGACAGGACAAGTCTTATGGGGAGATAGGTTGAGTCCTATAGGGAGATGGGATGAGGTGTATGGGGAGACAGGTTGAGTCCTATAAGGAGTCCTATAAGGAGACAGGACGAGTCCTATAGGCGGATGGGATGAGTCCTGTAGGGGGTCCTATAGGGATACAGTACAAGTCCTATGGGGAGACAGGAGGAGTCCTATAGGGAGACAAGACAAGTCCTATAGGCAGATGGGATGTGTCCTGTAGGGAGTCCTACAGGGAGACAGGACGAGTCTTATGGGGAGATAGGATGAGTCCTATAGGCAGATGGGATGAGGCCTATGGGGAGACAGGTTGAGTCCTATAAGGAGTCCTATAAGGAGACAGGACGAGTCCTATGGGAGGATGGGATGAGTCCTATAGGGGGTCCTATAGGGAGACAGTACAAATCCTGTGGGGAGACAGGAAGAGTCCTATAG from Calonectris borealis chromosome 30, bCalBor7.hap1.2, whole genome shotgun sequence includes the following:
- the SMARCC2 gene encoding SWI/SNF complex subunit SMARCC2 isoform X3, whose protein sequence is MAVRKKDGGPNVKYYEASDTVSQFDNVRLWLGKNYKKYIQAEPPTNKSLSSLVVQLLQFQEEVFGKHVSNAPLTKLPIKCFLDFKAGGALCHILAAAYKFKSDQGWRRFDFQNPSRMDRNVEMFMTIEKSLVQNNCLARPNIFLHQEIEPKLLSKLKDIVKRHQGTVTEDKSNASHIVCPVPGNLEEEEWVRPVMKRDKQVLLHWGYYPDSYDTWIPASEIEASVEDAPTPEKPRKVHAKWILDTDTFNEWMNEEDYEVTDEKSPVARRKKISAKTLTDEVNSPDSDRRDKKGGNYKKRKRSPSPSPTPEAKKKNAKKGPSTPYNKSKRGHREEEQEDLTKDMDEPSPVPNVEEVTLPKTVNTKKDSESAPVKGGTMTDLDEQEDESMETAGKDEEENGTGSKGEQAKNPDLHEDNVTEQTHHIIIPSYAAWFDYNSVHAIERRALPEFFNGKNKSKTPEIYLAYRNFMIDTYRLNPQEYLTSTACRRNLAGDVCAIMRVHAFLEQWGLINYQVDAESRPTPMGPPPTSHFHVLADTPSGLVPLQPKTPQQTSASQQMLNFPDKSKEKPADMQNFGLRTDMYTKKNVPSKSKAAASATREWTEQETLLLLEALEMYKDDWNKVSEHVGSRTQDECILHFLRLPIEDPYLEDSEASLGPLAYQPIPFSQSGNPVMSTVAFLASVVDPRVASAAAKSALEEFSKMKEEVPTALVEAHVRKVEEAAKVTGKADPAFGLESSGIAGTASDEPERIEESGAEEARAEAQPAEEKKEAKEPRDGAAEEEAKEKPGEAPKKEEEKGKEAEGEKEPDKGDGDGAGEPEKEKEAKEGPDEAPKEPPEPEAERKAKVERDIGEGNLSTAAAAALAAAAVKAKHLAAVEERKIKSLVALLVETQMKKLEIKLRHFEELETIMDREREALEYQRQQLLADRQAFHMEQLKYAEMRARQQHFQHLQQQQQQQPPPLPPGAQPLPAAAGAPLAPAAHPLGAPPAPAMVAPAEPVGQPLPGAPPPQPPPPPGAPAIPHAPAPFPGQQPPSQSLAGSLGGSGHPAVPGNAPAALPFGLPPSAIPFSMANPPAEPLGATFPANPPALPLHGALASSMPSGGLPPPPHPPGLALPHLAGGSAAAHSPAIVAAVQGSLLPNPGLLADQGPPLQTDPIAPSPSTATPVPPTQ
- the SMARCC2 gene encoding SWI/SNF complex subunit SMARCC2 isoform X6, which codes for MAAFRFPESLADGPQRGDVHDHREIPGAEQLPGPAQHLPAPGDRAQAAEQAERHRQEAPGHSDRGQEQRVPHRLPCPREPGGSYDTWIPASEIEASVEDAPTPEKPRKVHAKWILDTDTFNEWMNEEDYEVTDEKSPVARRKKISAKTLTDEVNSPDSDRRDKKGGNYKKRKRSPSPSPTPEAKKKNAKKGPSTPYNKSKRGHREEEQEDLTKDMDEPSPVPNVEEVTLPKTVNTKKDSESAPVKGGTMTDLDEQEDESMETAGKDEEENGTGSKGEQAKNPDLHEDNVTEQTHHIIIPSYAAWFDYNSVHAIERRALPEFFNGKNKSKTPEIYLAYRNFMIDTYRLNPQEYLTSTACRRNLAGDVCAIMRVHAFLEQWGLINYQVDAESRPTPMGPPPTSHFHVLADTPSGLVPLQPKTPQGRQSDGDAKTGRKSKEIEDLVTETVKGKPELQTSASQQMLNFPDKSKEKPADMQNFGLRTDMYTKKNVPSKSKAAASATREWTEQETLLLLEALEMYKDDWNKVSEHVGSRTQDECILHFLRLPIEDPYLEDSEASLGPLAYQPIPFSQSGNPVMSTVAFLASVVDPRVASAAAKSALEEFSKMKEEVPTALVEAHVRKVEEAAKVTGKADPAFGLESSGIAGTASDEPERIEESGAEEARAEAQPAEEKKEAKEPRDGAAEEEAKEKPGEAPKKEEEKGKEAEGEKEPDKGDGDGAGEPEKEKEAKEGPDEAPKEPPEPEAERKAKVERDIGEGNLSTAAAAALAAAAVKAKHLAAVEERKIKSLVALLVETQMKKLEIKLRHFEELETIMDREREALEYQRQQLLADRQAFHMEQLKYAEMRARQQHFQHLQQQQQQQPPPLPPGAQPLPAAAGAPLAPAAHPLGAPPAPAMVAPAEPVGQPLPGAPPPQPPPPPGAPAIPHAPAPFPGQQPPSQSLAGSLGGSGHPAVPGNAPAALPFGLPPSAIPFSMANPPAEPLGATFPANPPALPLHGALASSMPSGGLPPPPHPPGLALPHLAGGSAAAHSPAIVAAVQGSLLPNPGLLADQGPPLQTDPIAPSPSTATPVPPTQ